The following proteins come from a genomic window of Edaphobacter sp. 4G125:
- the larC gene encoding nickel pincer cofactor biosynthesis protein LarC translates to MRIAYLNCFSGISGDMFLGAMIDAGVPAEVFHDAVQALNLGASLSLSKVDRSGISATHIHVLENGKPTEATSHTHNHSHDHHHDESKQHTHSHGRSLTVIRNLIESAKLADPIKRTAIQAFELLGTSEAKIHNVDIENIHFHEVGAVDAIVDIVAVSAGIHALGVDAWHASPLNVGGGMVDCAHGRFPVPAPATADLLRGIPTYSAHIEQELVTPTGAALIRTLAPTFGTQPAMRAEKIGYGAGSRNPKGFPNVLRLTIGESGEATHSAVAVLETALDDISPQILAHVTERAFALGALDVMSTAVQMKKGRLGTLITILADDAQVRALEDLLLRETSTLGVRIHHERRACLDRSYVTVNTPYGEIRIKIGSRDGEIFNAAPEFEDCRTAAAAHSVPVKQVQQAAIAAYHASQGR, encoded by the coding sequence ATGCGGATTGCCTATCTTAATTGCTTCTCCGGCATCAGCGGCGATATGTTTCTCGGAGCCATGATCGACGCCGGTGTTCCCGCCGAAGTCTTTCACGATGCCGTGCAGGCGCTCAATCTCGGTGCATCGCTCTCTCTCAGCAAGGTCGACCGCAGCGGAATCTCCGCAACGCACATCCATGTCCTTGAGAACGGCAAGCCCACCGAAGCAACAAGCCACACACACAACCACTCTCACGATCATCATCACGACGAGAGTAAGCAGCACACGCACTCGCATGGCCGCTCCCTCACGGTGATCCGCAATCTCATCGAATCCGCGAAGCTCGCCGATCCCATCAAGCGAACAGCGATACAGGCCTTCGAGCTTCTCGGCACCAGCGAAGCGAAGATCCACAACGTCGATATCGAAAATATTCACTTCCACGAGGTCGGCGCCGTCGATGCCATCGTCGATATCGTCGCCGTCAGCGCAGGAATCCATGCGCTCGGCGTCGATGCGTGGCACGCCTCTCCTCTCAATGTCGGCGGCGGCATGGTCGATTGCGCCCACGGACGCTTCCCCGTCCCTGCACCCGCGACCGCCGACTTGCTGCGCGGTATCCCCACCTACTCCGCGCACATCGAGCAGGAGTTGGTCACTCCTACAGGAGCCGCTCTCATCCGCACCCTCGCACCCACCTTTGGCACTCAGCCCGCTATGCGTGCCGAAAAGATCGGCTACGGCGCAGGCTCGCGTAATCCCAAAGGCTTCCCCAATGTTCTGCGTCTCACCATCGGAGAGTCAGGAGAAGCCACGCACTCCGCAGTCGCCGTGCTCGAAACCGCGCTTGACGACATCTCGCCTCAGATCCTCGCGCACGTTACCGAGCGGGCCTTTGCCCTCGGCGCTCTCGATGTCATGTCCACCGCAGTACAGATGAAGAAGGGACGCCTCGGCACTCTCATCACCATCCTCGCCGACGACGCACAAGTCCGTGCCCTCGAAGACCTCCTGCTGCGCGAGACCAGCACGCTCGGCGTCCGGATTCATCACGAACGCCGCGCTTGTCTCGATCGCAGCTACGTAACGGTGAACACTCCTTACGGCGAGATTCGTATCAAGATTGGCTCGCGCGATGGTGAAATCTTCAACGCCGCGCCCGAGTTCGAGGACTGCCGTACCGCCGCCGCGGCGCATAGTGTTCCCGTCAAACAGGTACAGCAGGCAGCCATCGCTGCGTATCACGCGAGTCAGGGAAGATAG
- the yiaK gene encoding 3-dehydro-L-gulonate 2-dehydrogenase: protein MLRVSFADLYAVLEKTMLHLGLPPESAQLSARLFAETTRDGVYTHGLNRLPRFEAMVANGSVDVKARPTRTAVFGAIERWNGNRGVGNVNAYLAMQHTMELARKNGIGAVALANTNHWMRGGAFGWQAADEGLFALCWSNTLANLPAWGAKTPTLGNNPLVIAVPRPNGQHVIIDMAMSQFSYGALSSYAKRNEPLPVPGGFDNEGHLTTDASAIEASQRALPIGYWKGSGLSLVLDMIAAMLSGGLATYQLPMEPTLETGQSQIFITIDPANLAATGELNHIADGILEHLHQATPVDPSRPVRYPGEQTLHLREENLRLGVPVDPEIWQRISAI from the coding sequence ATGCTCCGCGTTTCCTTTGCCGATCTCTACGCCGTCCTTGAAAAGACCATGCTGCATCTCGGCCTCCCTCCAGAGTCGGCTCAGCTCTCTGCGCGCCTCTTCGCGGAGACGACCCGCGACGGCGTCTACACCCACGGCCTGAACCGGCTGCCTCGCTTCGAGGCCATGGTGGCCAACGGCAGTGTCGATGTCAAAGCCAGGCCTACTCGCACCGCAGTGTTTGGAGCCATCGAGCGCTGGAACGGCAATCGCGGAGTAGGAAATGTGAATGCCTATCTGGCCATGCAGCACACCATGGAACTCGCACGAAAAAACGGCATCGGTGCCGTAGCGCTCGCCAATACCAATCACTGGATGCGTGGTGGAGCCTTTGGCTGGCAGGCTGCCGACGAAGGTCTCTTCGCCCTCTGCTGGTCCAACACGCTAGCCAATCTCCCAGCCTGGGGAGCGAAAACGCCCACCCTTGGCAACAATCCTCTGGTGATCGCTGTCCCACGCCCAAACGGACAACACGTCATCATCGACATGGCGATGAGCCAGTTCTCCTACGGAGCACTTTCTTCCTACGCAAAGCGAAACGAGCCTTTGCCCGTTCCCGGTGGATTCGATAACGAAGGCCATCTCACAACCGATGCCTCTGCCATCGAAGCCTCGCAGCGTGCGCTTCCGATTGGCTATTGGAAGGGCTCAGGCCTCTCGCTCGTCCTCGACATGATCGCCGCCATGCTCTCCGGCGGACTCGCGACCTATCAACTTCCGATGGAGCCAACTCTCGAAACCGGACAGTCGCAGATCTTCATCACCATCGATCCCGCAAACCTCGCTGCTACCGGTGAACTGAATCACATCGCCGACGGAATCCTCGAGCACCTTCATCAGGCAACACCCGTAGATCCCAGCCGCCCCGTGCGTTATCCCGGCGAGCAGACCCTCCATCTCCGGGAAGAGAATCTGCGGCTTGGAGTTCCGGTCGATCCCGAGATCTGGCAGCGAATCAGCGCGATCTAA
- the larB gene encoding nickel pincer cofactor biosynthesis protein LarB: MDKTTLLELLASIERGSLSPQEAADRLTHLPFEDLGHARIDHHRALRSGLPEVIYAAGKTPAQTAEIFTRMAAAGSDVLATRVDAPTARTVLDAMPTAVHHPQARALTLRQSAPKDAQGHIAVVCAGTSDLPIAEEAAVTAELFNIRVTRLYDVGVAGIHRLLAVREQLNTAHAVIVCAGMEGALPSVVGGLVGVPVIAVPTSVGYGASFQGAAALLGMLNSCSPNVTVVNIDNGFGAAYTATLIARASAR; the protein is encoded by the coding sequence ATGGACAAAACCACCCTCCTCGAACTCCTCGCCTCCATCGAACGCGGCAGCCTTAGCCCGCAAGAAGCCGCCGACCGCCTCACTCATCTCCCTTTTGAAGATCTGGGCCACGCCCGTATCGATCATCATCGTGCCTTGCGCTCTGGCCTTCCCGAGGTCATCTACGCTGCTGGAAAAACACCTGCGCAGACAGCCGAAATCTTTACCCGCATGGCTGCAGCCGGATCCGATGTCCTCGCCACTCGCGTTGACGCGCCCACAGCCAGAACTGTCCTCGATGCTATGCCTACCGCGGTGCATCATCCGCAGGCGCGAGCACTCACTCTGCGTCAGTCTGCTCCGAAAGACGCGCAAGGCCACATTGCTGTCGTCTGCGCTGGAACCAGCGATCTTCCTATTGCTGAAGAAGCTGCCGTTACCGCCGAGCTCTTCAACATCCGTGTCACTCGCCTCTACGATGTTGGAGTCGCAGGCATCCATCGTTTGCTTGCTGTCCGCGAACAGCTCAACACAGCGCACGCCGTCATCGTCTGCGCCGGCATGGAAGGTGCTCTCCCCTCTGTTGTCGGAGGATTAGTCGGCGTCCCCGTCATCGCTGTTCCCACCTCGGTCGGTTACGGAGCCTCCTTTCAAGGGGCCGCCGCGCTTCTCGGCATGCTCAACTCCTGCTCGCCGAACGTCACCGTCGTCAATATCGACAACGGCTTCGGAGCCGCCTACACCGCCACTCTCATCGCCCGCGCTTCCGCCCGCTAG
- the larE gene encoding ATP-dependent sacrificial sulfur transferase LarE produces MELAAKRARLTEILKDLGSVMIAYSGGTDSAFLAWAAYQALGNRMLAVIADSASLPRAELAAALEFTTRHGIPTHILPTSELENPDYQRNDSQRCFHCKDELFTRMEAERAARGFQHLAYGMNLDDRGDFRPGQQAALAHHALAPLVTAELTKVEIRQLARESGLELWDKPASACLSSRIEYGRPVTREALAQVEQAEEALHALGFRQVRVRHHGNLARIEISRSELPRALDLKMLDNITAALRPAGFLYVTLDTQGYRSGSMNDVLPAAAITPATVKQ; encoded by the coding sequence ATGGAACTCGCGGCAAAACGCGCTCGGCTTACGGAAATCCTCAAAGACTTAGGCAGCGTGATGATCGCCTACTCTGGAGGAACTGACTCCGCGTTTCTTGCCTGGGCAGCTTATCAAGCGCTCGGCAATCGCATGTTGGCGGTCATCGCCGACTCTGCCTCGTTGCCCCGCGCAGAGCTGGCCGCGGCTCTCGAGTTCACTACGCGCCACGGCATCCCAACGCACATCCTGCCTACGTCCGAGCTTGAGAACCCCGACTACCAGCGCAACGACTCGCAACGCTGCTTTCACTGCAAAGACGAGCTCTTCACCCGCATGGAAGCCGAGCGAGCTGCACGCGGCTTCCAGCATCTTGCATACGGGATGAATCTCGACGACCGTGGCGACTTCCGCCCCGGCCAGCAGGCTGCACTCGCTCATCACGCGCTTGCTCCTCTCGTCACAGCAGAGCTCACCAAAGTCGAGATTCGCCAGCTTGCACGTGAATCCGGCCTTGAGCTGTGGGACAAACCCGCCTCCGCCTGCCTCTCCTCACGCATCGAGTATGGTCGCCCGGTAACACGCGAGGCCCTCGCTCAGGTTGAACAGGCCGAAGAAGCTCTGCACGCACTCGGATTCCGCCAGGTGCGCGTGCGGCATCATGGCAATCTCGCTCGCATCGAGATCTCGCGCTCTGAGCTTCCGCGCGCACTCGATCTCAAGATGCTCGACAACATCACCGCAGCGCTTCGACCAGCTGGATTCCTCTACGTCACACTCGACACGCAAGGCTATCGCTCAGGCTCCATGAACGACGTCCTTCCGGCTGCCGCCATCACTCCCGCGACCGTGAAACAATAG